From the Conger conger chromosome 13, fConCon1.1, whole genome shotgun sequence genome, the window AGTTAACCTGGCTAAAGCTGCTTGAATTGTTTTCTCTGAAAGTCATATTTGAAATCAATCCAAAAAGACAGTTGCATGATTTTTTGTGCTGATTTTTGCTTCAGCGTAGAAATAAGACGGAAGCCTCTGATCCTTGCTTTcgatcaaattattttttatattatgacttgtatttatttttaaggaaCATATGCAAAGGAAAAAAGCACAATTGTGTATATTCACATTTTGTCTCAGTGGatcatttttcaatttcaatgtgatgaatgactcaGTAGCTGCGTGGGGAGTTACAGAagtgtttttcacatttttgttttattgaatcatgaaaaaaaatatgtagGCCTGATTATTCCCTTTTTTCCCTCAGAAAATATCCCATaacataaaaatgacaaaatatacagtactgtacaaaagtcttggacacctgtataacattctgtacagataagattctttaaaaaaaatacaatgaaaggtcctaaataaacatacgatacattttacattacatttcagtaatttggcagaatagttaaaaactgaatcaaatcaatattttttgtgatcacccttcggcattaaaactgcatcagttctctgagatagccaacgctgtcctgcagttctataagacaatcagcagggaggttgttccaagttccatgttggagaacttgccacagttcttctgaagtctttggttggctccttgcttctgatctcagacagccttgatcaagtttttatgtaaaaagtagtcaattgcttccagtattatgttgtttttttagttaaatacaaaaatgtctctgtaaaattaaatcttttggaaaattaacaTTTGGAaatcttttatactaacacacacaaaaaaaaaactaacaaatatATAATGAAGTCTTTGGTGCCTAAgtcttctgcacagtactgtatttttttaataaaaagcttCTGAAAATCAGTAGATATTTTGGGTACGGAATAACAAGTACAATTTGGTAGCTATATCTGTAAGATAAGTTGGAAAAACTAAAGGAGGTACAAAAGGCTAAATTATGGGTGGTAAAAATTGGAATGTGCTCAAGTTAAAAAGACTAATAGAGTAATAGTTGATGAAAGCTTTTCAGGTTCTTGTCTATGTGCTGTAGCAGTAATAAATTCCAACAAGATGCTGGGATACATAGCCAATAGTATTgagtatattacattattggcatttggcaggcgctcttatgaATCTAAAGAAGTTATACATGCCTTATCCAATGCTGTTGTTAGTCCACACTATTGTGCACAGTTCTGGGGACCAGACAACAAGAAAGATATCGAGgtactggaaaaggttcaaaggagggaaaccagattgattcctcacataaaacaaacaaagttCTGAGGATAGACTTAAGGGCGTTCCACACAGGAATAGCTTGCCAAGACATGTAGCATAGGGGggcgccctgtagcgtagtggttaacaTCAGTGGTTCgatgtgtagccacaataagatccacacaaacattgggccctttagcaaggcccttaaccctccccTGCTCCCGGTTTGTTAAGGTATTAGACACAATCtagattttaaataaacaaatcattaggtacactttagtcaTAGGAATAtatgagcattgctgggctaaaCTGCCTGTTCTTGTCAATATGTTATGTTACTTTGAAGGCAGATACTGTTACTGTGGACATGTGTTACACAAACCACTTTCCATGCAAGCTAGACACATGCTCTATTCTCAGGGGTATCTATTGCCTGTGGTATCTCTCTTTTTCATCTCTCTTTTTACTGTAGAGGACGCTGATTAGCTGGCAAATCTCAAAGGCCATTACAGAATCCAGATATATAAAGTGTGATACAGTGGACATAGGCATTAAATCTTTCTGCATGCTGCTTTCTCTCATACAGTTAGAAACAGAAACCAAGTGAAGACCTTTAGCTTAAACATCAGCAAAAGATTTCTTGGAATAGGATTTAAgatagactttttttttgcattttattcaaaTGACAAGCATTAACAGGTAATGATGATTTCGGATTAGGAAgtcaacaagcatttgtacaaaCAGTCAAAGAAGCAACCTACTTATTGCTTACCGTCTGTACtgttcctgtttgtggtataggATAAATAATCACCGGAAAAGCTGCCGCAAGAACAGCTCAGAACTACCCAGGTGTTTTACACCCACCTGGTATAAAACTACCATGGATAATTCAACTGAAATAGTATTTGTTCTACAAGGACTGAATGAGACGATGTCAACGAAACGCGCATATTTTGTCGTCACTCTTCTCGTTTACCTTTTTACTATTTCAGTGAACCTGACTTTGATTGTGACAATTATTTTGGAGAAAACGCTCCATGAGCCGATGcttctgtttctgtgtaacTTGTGTGTGAATGGAATATTTGGTGCGTCTACATTTTATCCGAAAATATTGGTAGACCTTTTAGCTGACTTGAGAGTTATTTCATATATAGCTTGCCTGGTTCAAATGTTTGTAATATACAGCTATGTGTTCTGTGAATTGACCACGTTGGCTGTGATGGCTTATGACAGGTATGTCGCAATATGCAAGCCGCTGAATTACCACTCCATCATCACGCCTTGGAAAGTGATGAAATTGTTACTTTTCACCTGGCTGTTATCCCTCTGTGAATCAGGTATTGCGATGGGCCTGGTCACCAGACTACCTCTATGTGGATTCAAAATCGCAAAGATGTACTGCACAAATTGGGCGGTGGTAAAGTTGTCGTGTATAGATCCCACTGTCAACAACATATATGGATACATTCTCATGCTTTCTCACATTTTACAATCGGCGCTGATCTTGATTTCCTATGTAAATATAATCAAAGCATCTGTTCGCTCGCAGGAAGAACGGAGTAAATTCATGCAGACTTGTTTGCCCCATTTAATCTCATTGACGAACTTCTTGATGGCAATTGTTTTTGACATTATGTACGCTCGCTATGGTTCCCACAGCCGTCTGCAGCCTCTCCGCAATTTCCTGGCCTTGGAGTACCTCGTTGTTCCACCGATCCTAAACCCTCTCATCTATGGCCTGAAACTGAACCAGATCCGCAGGATAATCTTTAGAACTTGCAGCCGTAAATCAGATGCTCTTGAGTGAATGTCGTTTTTACTGTCATCTCCACTGGAAAAGATTGCTTTTTGTCATGTTATTTTAAACGTATTGCTGATATATTGGTGTTTGAACTATTTTTCTCTCACGTTTACTACAttgttcagattttttttttcttgtgttatTTTGTTCGAAGACCCTGGTAAAGCCAACTTGAATTATTTCGCGCACGTACCCTACACGCTATAAGTATCATACGTGCAGTACTTGAAGCATGTGCATGGCAGACAGTAGGCGGAAATTTTAGCCTCGGTAATAGAAATAGTAATTTGTTATTTCGCCGACGCTTTAATCCGAAGCGATTTACACTTGATTGATTCATCTCTCCAGTGGATACACCGGTCACTGAACCGCCAATATTCCGTCCCTGTCctttaccttagccacaaggctacaggctaccccacaATGGAGGCAGTGTTTGCATCATGAAACTGCTTCATGGTTAAAACCATCATCCTAGTCGCGTGGCAGGTCCAAGCGAAGATAATTGCTTTGGCGCGGGGAGGCCCTGAATATTAAGGTGTCTTATGTCATTATGTGTATCTTATGTAAGGACACAATATATAGCAATGTCAATGCAATATATAGTGTCAAATGTATAGGAGTAAGTGACTATTTCCCATATTATTCTGTGACCGGCTCCTGAGCTCAGAATCGAGGAATCAATTTTGAATAACGTCGATTGAAATGTGTGCAAATAAAGagttgtatttctgtttttgccaAATTGAGTAAAGTGGCTACATCTGATTGAGCTTAATCACactgttaatcaaggaaaatgattgaaactAGGTCAAGACCAATAATTCGTTTAATGGGATATtttctgggcggcacggatggtgcagtgggtagcactgccgcctcaaggaggtctgggttcgaatccccgtcggccggggcctctctgtgtggagtttgcatgttcttcccgtgtctgcgtgggtttcctccgggtactccggtttcctcccacagtccaaagacatgcaggttaggctgattggagagtctaaattgcccataggtatgagtgtgtgagtgaatggtgtgtgagccctgcgatggactggcgacctgcccagggtgtattcctgcctttcgcccaatgtatgctgggataggctccagcccccctgcgaccttgttcaggataagcgggttaagataatggatggatggatggatggatggatggatgggatatTTTCTGCCTGCTCGATTTTGAACTCAGCGGCCGCCAGTAACAATGTCGCCAGTAAAATATATGCCTATGGGCCTATCATTTTATAGAGAAATCGCCTTTGAAGTCGCTatatcaaaatgaaatgggtaaaaaaaaaaaaaatgtattcaattgaAGGATGTCGTATATCATACATGTTAGATACGTATGGAaccaatgtttttttcacacatGGTTGACGActgaaattaaagaagaggcttgtacgaTCCAGGATTTTGAATAAATTTATGTCAGATCATGTACATACAATGTACCCAAAAGGTaaactaaaatacaaataaatactgaagccttttgtttttatagtttagcactgaatatctaaaTTCTTAAATCAAGAAACATTCCataactactttatatttgagCACAaactgggaaaaaaatgtgtaaagATGTCAACAGgcattttcccaaaactgcacccagatgtcctcaagtgtccccaaatctttccaaatacaaaacatcagcATATCTTTTTATCCAGACACATGCATGATTAGAAGAGCTTATGTCTCTATTAAAACAGGTTTTtggtacaaaatgtaaagaaaattgaCCTTCACATGAGTTTTATTCatcaaacactttattaggtatttattggacttatttttttagactttttagactactgctgtagcctatccatgatgcattgtgtgttcagagatgctcttctgcataagaatgttgtaatgtgtggttatttgcattactgttaccttcctgtcagctttgaccagtcttgccattctcctctgacgtctgtcactaacaatgcatttctgtctggAAAAGTGTAGCtcactagatttttttttgtttgttttttgcaccattctttgcaaa encodes:
- the LOC133107441 gene encoding olfactory receptor 8I2-like yields the protein MDNSTEIVFVLQGLNETMSTKRAYFVVTLLVYLFTISVNLTLIVTIILEKTLHEPMLLFLCNLCVNGIFGASTFYPKILVDLLADLRVISYIACLVQMFVIYSYVFCELTTLAVMAYDRYVAICKPLNYHSIITPWKVMKLLLFTWLLSLCESGIAMGLVTRLPLCGFKIAKMYCTNWAVVKLSCIDPTVNNIYGYILMLSHILQSALILISYVNIIKASVRSQEERSKFMQTCLPHLISLTNFLMAIVFDIMYARYGSHSRLQPLRNFLALEYLVVPPILNPLIYGLKLNQIRRIIFRTCSRKSDALE